In one Arachis duranensis cultivar V14167 chromosome 9, aradu.V14167.gnm2.J7QH, whole genome shotgun sequence genomic region, the following are encoded:
- the LOC107466193 gene encoding uncharacterized protein LOC107466193, producing the protein MGGYPGERRMVEEHEGTTITTFLVGLNPPGGIAPVLANGYVLCPQNGEPVYAVALFVDKHGFVKERLIDVVHVKDTTSATLKQEICYVLSHHNLNIQNVRGQGYDGTSNMRGEWKGLQALIIQECPYAYYVHCFAHQLQLALVAAAKEVVDVHAFFQSLSNIINVVCSSCKRNDELRSAYATKIFHLVATNQIETGRGANQIGTLKRSGDTRWSSHFNSICSLLRMFGATTSVLEDLATNESTYSQRGDATYALKSLLSFDFVFILHMMKEIMGITDKLCQALQQKSQDILNAMHLIPDMGASFSDIIRSRRKKDVVTIEHHYRVDIFTSVIDFQLKELNSRFSEQATEFLILSTSLDPKDAFKLFSVCNICNLAKNFYSLDFSEQEKIQLDYELQHYELDVVKAPDFQNLSTLAELYQKLTETGKSNIYPLIDRLIRLVLTLPVTTATIERAFSAMKIIKTRLRNKMEDEFLADCMIVKGDAQRGARRAWRRKPQREKRREGSCVGLPHVRSASVGTTAVTASFHLHRGWLWMRVEEAASAIGERSAVDPPELLTLPELLPRICCWRTPLLPQSSTTDGCLFDWDNVCFDKLEISGFG; encoded by the exons ATGGGGGGATACCCAGGAGAAAGGCGAATGGTTGAAGAACATGAGGGGACAACCATCACAACCTTTCTTGTCGGTCTCAACCCACCTGGCGGCATTGCCCCAGTTCTGGCCAATGGATACGTCCTGTGTCCACAAAACGGAGAACCAGTATATGCAGTTGCGTT ATTTGTTGATAAGCATGGATTTGTCAAAGAAAGGCTAATAGATGTTGTTCATGTCAAAGATACTACTTCTGCTACTCTAAAACAAGAGATTTGTTATGTATTATCTCATCACAATCTCAACATTCAAAATGTTCGAGGTCAAGGGTATGACGGAACTAGTAATATGCGTGGAGAATGGAAAGGGTTACAAGCTTTAATTATTCAAGAATGTCCTTATGCATATTATGTTCATTGCTTTGCTCATCAATTACAGCTAGCTCTTGTTGCCGCGGCTAAAGAAGTTGTTGATGTTCATGCTTTTTTCCAAAGTTTGAGTAATATTATCAATGTTGTGTGCTCTTCTTGCAAACGCAATGATGAATTACGATCTGCTTATGCaactaaaatttttcatttagttGCAACTAATCAAATTGAAACAGGAAGAGGAGCAAATCAAATTGGCACATTAAAAAGATCAGGAGATACTAGGTGGAGCTCTCACTTCAACTCAATTTGTAGCCTTTTACGTATGTTTGGAGCAACAACTTCAGTTCTGGAAGATTTGGCTACTAATGAATCTACATATTCTCAACGTGGTGATGCTACTTATGCTCTTAAAtctttattatcatttgattttgttttcattttgcaTATGATGAAAGAAATCATGGGAATCACTGATAAACTTTGTCAAGCATTGCAACAAAAATCTCAAGACATTTTGAATGCTATGCATCTG ATACCTGATATGGGTGCTTCTTTTAGTGACATAATTCGGTCTCGTCGTAAAAAGGATGTTGTCACTATTGAACACCATTATCGTGTTGACATTTTTACTAGCGTGATAGATTTTCAATTGAAAGAGCTAAATAGTAGATTTAGTGAGCAAGCAACCGAGTTCCTCATATTGAGTACATCTTTAGATCCTAAAGATGCTTTCAAGTTATTTAGTGTTTGCAACATATGCAATCTTGCAAAGAATTTCTATTCTTTAGATTTTTCTGAGCAAGAAAAGATTCAATTGGATTATGAGTTACAACATTATGAACTTGATGTGGTTAAAGCTCCAGATTTTCAGAATTTGTCTACTCTTGCTGAATTGTATCAAAAATTGACAGAGACaggaaaatcaaatatatatcctTTAATTGATAGATTAATTCGTCTTGTTTTGACTCTTCCTGTGACAACAGCAACAATTGAACGGGCCTTTTCAGCTATGAAGATTATTAAAACAAGGCTTCGAAACAAGATGGAAGATGAATTTTTAGCAGATTGTATGATT GTGAAAGGGGACGCACAAAGAGGAGCCCGACGTGCGTGGAGAAGAAAACCGCAGAGggagaagaggagagaagggaGTTGTGTCGGACTGCCGCATGTGAGGAGTGCCTCTGTTGGAACCACCGCCGTCACTGCCAGCTTCCACCTCCATCGTGGTTGGTTATGGATGAGAGTGGAGGAAGCTGCCTCTGCTATCGGAGAACGTTCTGCCG TTGATCCACCAGAGCTTCTCACACTACCAGAGCTGCTGCCAAGAATCTGCTGCTGGAGAACGCCTCTGCTGCCACAGAGTTCCACCACCG ATGGTTGCCTGTTTGATTGGGATAATGTCTGCTTTGATAAATTAGAGATTTCTGGATTTGGTTGA
- the LOC107466188 gene encoding uncharacterized protein LOC107466188 — MARWWRIILKDIIKGLKKLTDEGESRQWMEDIRGNLAMVATVIATVTFQTGLNPPGGVVQNGDHGNVSCSKMVKSGGGNYQCPGISVIAGGERAFQFSVFVTFNNLSFASSLLACFFLVSGVPLRKPLAILLMAVDMCFSLGALGIAYCVGVFMTEPQNISFVRHLSIMISVITFFAIVVFYLLFRLLITFKEFLKGNQIIHAAPSSAIAPSLELI; from the coding sequence ATGGCAAGATGGTGGAGAATTATTctaaaagatataataaaaGGATTGAAGAAGCTGACAGACGAAGGGGAGAGCAGGCAATGGATGGAGGACATAAGAGGGAACCTGGCTATGGTAGCCACGGTGATCGCAACCGTAACCTTCCAAACGGGACTGAATCCACCGGGCGGCGTTGTCCAGAACGGTGACCACGGGAATGTAAGTTGTTCAAAGATGGTTAAATCAGGAGGAGGCAATTATCAATGCCCTGGAATATCCGTTATTGCAGGAGGTGAAAGAGCATTTCAATTCAGCGTATTCGTGACCTTCAACAACCTGTCTTTCGCTTCGTCTCTGTTGGCATGTTTCTTTCTCGTGAGCGGGGTTCCTCTGCGTAAGCCACTCGCCATCTTGCTCATGGCGGTCGACATGTGCTTCTCTCTTGGTGCCCTTGGAATAGCCTATTGCGTCGGTGTTTTCATGACCGAACCGCAAAATATCAGCTTCGTCAGGCATTTGTCCATCATGATATCGGTCATTACCTTCTTTGCAATTGTggttttctatcttctttttcgcCTTTTAATTACCTTCAAAGAGTTCTTGAAAGGAAATCAAATCATTCATGCTGCCCCTTCATCAGCTATTGCTCCAAGTCTAGAACTAATCTGA